A window of the Sporosarcina sp. FSL K6-2383 genome harbors these coding sequences:
- a CDS encoding VOC family protein, which yields MKLDHVVYFSKRRPEEWVAEQQSAVIGGRHEQWGTHNALLYVKNAYIEWLSVERQDVAEQVDHPLPRLLLHDLQDGEGWGTICLAVDDIEQFKEEIENKGFQTSGVLDAQRRTTAGQLRKWKMLFVNQHVSNELPYPFFIEWEDAEDIRFAKLREDGAISTANEQLEIKECVFSVEDPLRETAEWAILLSQKVGDADDIALPNVLLKFVEHEGEKDRLTDVVIGQAN from the coding sequence ATGAAACTGGATCATGTTGTTTATTTTTCGAAGCGGAGACCGGAAGAATGGGTTGCGGAACAACAGTCTGCGGTTATAGGTGGTCGCCATGAGCAATGGGGAACGCATAATGCATTATTGTATGTAAAAAATGCCTATATTGAATGGCTGTCAGTGGAACGACAGGATGTTGCGGAACAGGTAGACCATCCATTGCCGAGATTATTGCTACACGATTTACAGGATGGTGAGGGGTGGGGCACTATTTGTCTAGCTGTCGACGATATTGAGCAGTTTAAAGAGGAAATTGAAAATAAGGGATTTCAGACGTCTGGGGTATTGGATGCACAACGAAGAACGACTGCGGGTCAGTTGCGCAAGTGGAAAATGCTGTTTGTCAATCAACACGTATCGAATGAATTGCCGTACCCATTTTTTATCGAGTGGGAGGATGCGGAGGATATCCGTTTTGCCAAGTTACGTGAAGATGGCGCGATTTCAACGGCTAATGAACAGCTAGAAATTAAGGAATGTGTCTTCAGTGTTGAGGATCCGCTAAGAGAAACAGCAGAGTGGGCCATTTTATTGTCACAAAAAGTGGGCGATGCCGATGATATTGCCTTGCCAAATGTTTTGTTGAAGTTTGTGGAGCATGAAGGTGAGAAGGACAGGTTGACGGATGTTGTCATTGGGCAGGCTAACTAG